Proteins found in one Nerophis ophidion isolate RoL-2023_Sa linkage group LG21, RoL_Noph_v1.0, whole genome shotgun sequence genomic segment:
- the sem1 gene encoding 26S proteasome complex subunit SEM1 — protein MSDKKQTVDLGLLEEDDEFEEFPAEDWTGLDEDEDAHVWEDNWDDDNVEDDFSNQLRAELEKHGYKMETS, from the exons ATGTCGGACAAAAAACAAACCGTCGACCTGGGCTTACTGGAGGAAGACGACGAGTTTGAAGAATTCCCAGCGGAAG ATTGGACGGGGCTGGATGAGGACGAAGACGCCCACGTTTGGGAAGACAACTGGGATGATGACAATGTGGAGGACGATTTCTCAAACCAGTTAAG AGCGGAGCTGGAAAAGCACGGCTACAAGATGGAGACGTCGTAG